A DNA window from Labrus mixtus chromosome 4, fLabMix1.1, whole genome shotgun sequence contains the following coding sequences:
- the dkk3b gene encoding dickkopf-related protein 3b, with protein MSGIMFLSVSLSLSLLWVTGGSARSGTVILRDALEGNPVSLNDMFREVEELMEDTQHILEEAVDQITTESAKSSLTSLDLIPNFHNQKNRTTKDGDGVVQVLDRVDKETNNETGESHLSHTHMELSGQWNSVDHECMVDEDCGDLKYCLYEIKDSKCLPCIPTDMPCTKDEECCSEQMCVWGQCTVNATQGTEGTICQGQSDCRPDLCCAFQRELLFPVCNPKPQKGELCLSNPNLLMDMLAWDQEGPSDHCPCADNLQCQPHRRGSVCGE; from the exons atgTCCGGTATCATGTTTCTGTCGGTGTCTCTGAGCTTAAGCTTGTTGTGGGTGACCGGAGGCTCGGCGCGGAGCGGGACTGTGATCCTGCGGGACGCACTGGAGGGGAACCCGGTCAGTCTCAACGACATGTTCCgagaggtggaggagctgatgGAGGACACTCAACACATACTGGAGGAGGCTGTGGACCAG ATAACTACTGAGAGTGCAAAATCCTCTCTAACATCGCTGGATCTGATTCCTAACTTCCACAATCAGAAAAACAGGACCACAAAGGATGGAGACGGAGTGGTTCAGGTGCTCGATAGAGTTGATAAG GAAACTAATAATGAAACAGGAGAGAGTCATCTTTCACACACCCACATGGAGCTGTCTGGCCAGTGGAACTCAGTGGATCAC GAATGCATGGTGGACGAGGACTGTGGTGATCTGAAATACTGCCTGTATGAGATAAAGGACTCCAAGTGCCTCCCCTGCATACCAACAGATATG CCCTGCACTAAAGATGAGGAGTGTTGCTcagagcagatgtgtgtgtggggtcagTGTACGGTCAATGCCACCCAAGGAACAGAGGGAACTATCTGTCAGGGTCAGAGTGACTGCAGGCCAGACCTCTGCTGTGCCTTTCAAAGAG AGCTTTTGTTTCCAGTGTGTAATCCCAAACCACAGAAAGGGGAACTCTGTCTGAGCAACCCCAACCTGCTGATGGACATGCTGGCCTGGGACCAGGAAGGTCCGAGTGACCACTGCCCCTGTGCCGACAATCTCCAGTGCCAACCTCACAG acgtGGATCTGTCTGTGGAGAGTAG